In one window of Gossypium arboreum isolate Shixiya-1 chromosome 4, ASM2569848v2, whole genome shotgun sequence DNA:
- the LOC108458452 gene encoding UDP-glycosyltransferase 73C12-like, which produces MAQGHFVLIPFMAQGHLIPMVDIGRLLAQRGVTVTIVTTPYNAGRVQKSVARAIESGLPIRLLQLQFPGKEVGLPDGVENIDMLHSMEDLIKFVSAANKMEEAMLKLFEKLTPRPNCIISDINLFYTRKIATKFQVPRISFHGFCCFCLLCLRNIQSSKINETVTSDSEYFTVPGLTDKVEFTRVQLPLDNDGSWKEIFEPMWEADRASYGVVINTFEELESAYVKEYRKEKKAWCIGPVSLSHKDELDMAERGNKTSIDGQKCLKWLDSQQPGSVIYACLGSIGTIKCPELIELGLGLEASNKPFIWVLRGNNPTASEVYKWIKRNEFEERTKGRGLVVVGWAPQVLILSHPAIGGFLTHCGWNSIIEGISAGVPLITFPFMGDQFCNEKLAVQILKIGVNLGANKPTMLGDEKSGFILNTEHVKNAIDKLMEQGNEGKEMRKRAKELGDEANKAVEVGGSSYMNITLLIQDILQQSQEMR; this is translated from the coding sequence ATGGCTCAAGGTCACTTTGTCTTGATCCCTTTCATGGCTCAAGGACACTTGATCCCCATGGTAGATATTGGTCGACTGTTAGCGCAGCGTGGCGTGACTGTTACTATAGTTACAACACCTTACAATGCAGGCAGAGTCCAAAAATCAGTGGCCCGGGCCATTGAATCAGGGCTCCCCATACGTTTACTGCAACTCCAGTTTCCTGGCAAAGAAGTAGGACTGCCAGACGGGGTTGAGAATATAGACATGTTGCATTCAATGGAGGACTTGATCAAATTCGTCAGTGCCGCAAACAAGATGGAAGAAGCAATGCTGAAATTATTTGAGAAGCTAACACCACGCCCCAATTGTATTATTTCAGACATAAACCTGTTTTACACCCGCAAAATCGCTACCAAGTTCCAAGTTCCAAggatatccttccatggattttgTTGCTTCTGTCTTCTTTGTTTGCGGAATATACAGTCCTCAAAGATAAATGAGACTGTAACCTCTGATTCTGAATACTTCACGGTGCCTGGTTTGACCGACAAGGTGGAATTTACTAGAGTCCAGTTGCCTCTTGACAATGATGGATCCTGGAAGGAAATTTTTGAACCGATGTGGGAAGCTGACCGAGCATCATATGGAGTTGTCATAAATACCTTCGAAGAGCTGGAATCAGCTTATGTCAAAGAGTACAGGAAGGAAAAGAAAGCTTGGTGTATTGGTCCAGTGTCTCTCAGCCACAAAGATGAGTTGGATATGGCTGAAAGAGGTAACAAAACTTCAATCGATGGGCAGAAGTGTTTGAAGTGGCTTGATTCTCAACAACCCGGCTCTGTAATCTATGCTTGCCTTGGGAGCATAGGCACTATAAAGTGTCCAGAACTGATAGAGTTAGGATTGGGGTTAGAGGCATCGAACAAGCCATTCATTTGGGTCCTAAGAGGAAATAATCCAACGGCAAGCGAAGTATACAAGTGGATTAAAAGGAATGAATTCGAAGAAAGAACAAAAGGAAGAGGGCTTGTGGTTGTGGGATGGGCTCCCCAAGTACTCATTTTGTCACACCCAGCAATAGGAGGCTTCCTAACTCATTGTGGATGGAATTCAATAATCGAAGGCATTTCTGCTGGTGTCCCTTTGATAACATTTCCATTCATGGGAGACCAGTTCTGCAACGAGAAACTTGCAGTACAAATACTGAAAATTGGAGTCAACCTTGGGGCTAACAAGCCTACGATGCTGGGAGATGAGAAATCTGGGTTCATTTTAAACACGGAACATGTTAAAAATGCAATAGACAAACTGATGGAGCAAGGAAATGAAGGAAAAGAGATGAGAAAACGAGCCAAAGAATTAGGTGATGAGGCGAATAAAGCAGTTGAAGTGGGGGGGTCTTCTTACATGAATATTACACTGTTAATACAAGATATCCTCCAACAATCTCAGGAAATGCGTTAG